The following are encoded in a window of Anaerobaca lacustris genomic DNA:
- a CDS encoding type II secretion system protein — translation MSERKRSGIERAFTLVELLVVIAVIALLLGLAIPAFQGARNQARTVLCQSNLRQWAMTLAAYTQAHDGCLPSDMGGNLGLWMLRGTLVGDSDPNGNHAAFHGFHTRRIALCPMATQPASRGTFRVSFSSDKAAWQLTGEVGSSTDAWQILTPEPPFVGSYGYNHSLFCRFRIDPFPLMPFMRTSSFSTLSLRDHASIPVMLDATKPMTERSMSFPRPLALSGRGGGGGMNMFLMDRHGKEINAIFLDWSVRKVGLKELWTLRWASDFDRANPWTKAGGVQPEDWPEWMRDCKDY, via the coding sequence ATGAGCGAGAGAAAGCGAAGCGGAATCGAGCGGGCATTCACACTGGTCGAGTTATTGGTCGTCATTGCGGTGATTGCGCTGCTGCTGGGGCTGGCGATCCCGGCGTTCCAGGGGGCGCGGAACCAGGCCCGGACCGTGCTGTGCCAGTCCAACCTGCGGCAGTGGGCCATGACGCTGGCCGCCTACACCCAGGCCCATGATGGCTGCCTTCCCTCCGATATGGGCGGCAACTTGGGCCTGTGGATGTTACGCGGGACGTTGGTCGGCGACAGCGATCCCAACGGAAACCATGCGGCGTTCCATGGCTTCCACACAAGGCGGATCGCCCTGTGCCCCATGGCCACCCAGCCTGCGTCTCGCGGCACGTTCCGGGTCTCGTTTTCGTCGGACAAAGCTGCGTGGCAGCTCACCGGGGAGGTCGGTTCGTCCACCGACGCCTGGCAGATCCTCACGCCGGAGCCGCCGTTCGTGGGCAGTTACGGGTACAACCACAGTCTGTTCTGCAGGTTTCGCATCGATCCCTTCCCCTTGATGCCGTTCATGCGAACGTCCAGCTTCAGCACCCTGTCGCTACGAGACCACGCGAGCATCCCCGTCATGTTGGATGCGACCAAGCCGATGACCGAGCGAAGCATGTCTTTTCCGCGCCCCCTCGCCCTCTCAGGTCGCGGCGGGGGTGGGGGCATGAATATGTTCCTCATGGATCGGCACGGCAAAGAGATCAACGCCATCTTCCTCGACTGGTCCGTCCGCAAAGTGGGCCTCAAGGAACTTTGGACGCTTCGATGGGCGTCCGACTTCGACCGGGCAAACCCCTGGACCAAGGCCGGCGGTGTCCAACCCGAGGACTGGCCCGAATGGATGAGAGACTGCAAAGACTACTGA
- a CDS encoding MBL fold metallo-hydrolase, whose amino-acid sequence MAFVGLMMSAGWCVAGEPIVLSDEVQLRPIEPGAWMVVHRFAGGNNSLLVQCVERRFVWVDTPCTEDATRLVHEWLARTFADPNVIQINTGFHNDNLGGNGYLLAQGVPCYGSDLTPRLIAECWAETVRKVLPYFERPENEKYRDILVHQKLVAPNRLYPLADGLMLKVGPETVEVHFPGPSHTIDNVVVYFRNRRLLFGGCMVKALAARGPGFTGDADMAAWPASAHKLLARYPDARLVVPGHGAWGDLALVRHTVELCRQYNERQR is encoded by the coding sequence GTGGCGTTCGTTGGCCTCATGATGTCGGCCGGCTGGTGCGTGGCGGGCGAGCCGATCGTACTGAGCGACGAGGTGCAACTCCGGCCGATCGAGCCGGGTGCGTGGATGGTGGTCCACCGGTTCGCCGGCGGCAACAACAGCCTGCTGGTGCAGTGCGTCGAGCGGCGATTCGTCTGGGTCGATACGCCGTGCACCGAAGACGCGACGCGGCTGGTCCACGAGTGGCTCGCCCGGACCTTTGCCGATCCGAACGTCATCCAGATCAACACAGGCTTTCACAACGACAACCTTGGCGGCAACGGCTATCTGCTCGCCCAGGGGGTCCCGTGCTATGGCTCGGACCTCACGCCGCGACTCATCGCCGAGTGCTGGGCCGAGACCGTCCGGAAGGTGCTGCCGTATTTCGAGCGGCCGGAGAACGAGAAGTATCGTGACATCCTCGTTCACCAGAAGCTCGTCGCCCCCAATCGGCTCTACCCCTTGGCCGACGGCCTGATGCTGAAGGTCGGTCCCGAGACGGTGGAGGTCCACTTCCCCGGCCCGTCCCACACGATCGACAACGTCGTCGTCTACTTCCGGAATCGCCGCCTGTTGTTCGGCGGCTGCATGGTCAAGGCGCTGGCGGCTCGCGGCCCGGGCTTCACGGGCGACGCCGACATGGCCGCCTGGCCCGCTTCGGCCCACAAGCTGCTGGCGCGCTACCCCGATGCCCGCCTCGTCGTGCCCGGTCACGGCGCCTGGGGGGACCTGGCCCTGGTGCGTCACACGGTCGAACTGTGCCGGCAATACAACGAACGACAGCGGTAG
- a CDS encoding sulfatase family protein: MLNRRDFLRMGGLCTASLLAGCRVTPERKTAERPNIVFIMTDDHASHAVGCYGSRINKTPQIDRLAREGMRFENCFCTNSICSPSRAVILTGKYSHLNGMIVNIYAGRPFDGSQQTYPKLLQKAGYETAMIGKWHLGSDPTGFDYWEVLPGQGSYYNPDFIQMDGSRKQYEGYCTDIITDLSIDWLKERRDSAKPFLLITQHKAPHRCWSPAPRHLGKYKHGTIPEPDTLFPDHAKRSAASAESEMSVRDHFRWGHDMKFRGENLFPDHFVSQGAHNEYSRMTPAQRQQWDAHYEPENHAFVEQMQAGKLTDDDVVRWKYQRYMHDYLGSVEAVDEGVGRLLDTLEETGLADNTIVVYTSDQGFYLGDQGWYDKRFMYEESLRMPLLIRWPQQVRRGAVSDAMVLNLDFAATFLDAAGAAVPADIQGESFVPILRGRRPANWRKAMYYHYYEYPAVHQVKRHYGIRTERYKLIHFYYDIDAWELYDLRNDPHEWDNLYDDPKYTRLVKRLKAELAELRARYGDSDELARSFLPPSG; this comes from the coding sequence ATGTTGAACCGACGTGATTTCCTGAGGATGGGTGGACTGTGCACGGCTTCGCTTCTGGCGGGCTGCCGTGTGACGCCCGAACGGAAGACGGCCGAGCGGCCCAACATCGTCTTTATCATGACCGACGATCACGCCTCGCACGCCGTCGGTTGCTACGGCAGCCGGATCAACAAGACCCCGCAGATCGACCGCCTGGCGCGCGAGGGCATGCGATTCGAGAACTGCTTCTGCACCAATTCCATCTGCTCGCCCAGCCGGGCCGTCATCTTGACGGGCAAGTACAGCCATCTCAACGGGATGATCGTCAACATCTACGCCGGCCGGCCGTTCGACGGCAGCCAGCAGACCTATCCCAAGCTGCTCCAGAAGGCCGGCTATGAGACCGCCATGATCGGCAAGTGGCACCTCGGCAGCGACCCGACCGGGTTTGACTACTGGGAGGTCCTGCCTGGCCAGGGATCGTACTACAATCCGGACTTCATTCAGATGGACGGCTCGCGAAAGCAGTACGAGGGCTATTGCACCGACATCATCACCGACCTGTCGATCGACTGGCTCAAGGAGCGGCGCGACAGCGCCAAGCCCTTCCTGCTGATCACCCAGCACAAGGCGCCGCACCGCTGCTGGTCGCCCGCGCCGCGCCATCTGGGCAAGTACAAGCACGGGACGATTCCGGAGCCCGATACGCTGTTTCCCGATCACGCCAAGCGCTCGGCCGCCAGCGCCGAGAGCGAGATGTCCGTTCGCGACCATTTCCGCTGGGGCCACGACATGAAGTTTCGCGGCGAGAACCTCTTCCCCGACCATTTCGTCTCCCAGGGCGCGCACAACGAATACAGCCGGATGACTCCGGCGCAGCGGCAACAGTGGGACGCGCACTACGAGCCGGAGAACCATGCGTTCGTCGAGCAGATGCAGGCCGGCAAGCTCACCGACGACGACGTGGTTCGCTGGAAGTACCAGCGCTACATGCACGACTATCTCGGCTCCGTCGAGGCGGTGGACGAGGGCGTCGGGCGTTTGCTCGACACCCTCGAAGAAACCGGCCTGGCGGACAACACCATCGTCGTCTATACCTCCGACCAGGGCTTCTACCTCGGCGACCAGGGCTGGTACGACAAGCGGTTCATGTACGAGGAGTCCTTGCGCATGCCGCTGCTGATCCGCTGGCCGCAACAGGTTCGCCGGGGTGCCGTTTCCGACGCGATGGTGCTGAACCTGGACTTTGCCGCGACGTTCCTGGACGCGGCCGGAGCGGCCGTCCCCGCCGATATCCAGGGCGAGAGCTTCGTGCCGATCCTCCGGGGCCGCCGGCCGGCGAACTGGCGAAAGGCGATGTACTACCACTACTACGAGTACCCCGCCGTCCATCAGGTCAAGCGCCATTACGGCATCCGGACCGAGCGGTACAAGCTGATCCATTTCTACTACGACATCGACGCCTGGGAGCTGTACGACCTGCGCAACGACCCGCACGAATGGGACAACCTCTACGACGATCCGAAGTACACGCGGCTGGTCAAGCGTCTCAAGGCCGAACTGGCCGAACTGCGGGCGCGCTACGGCGACAGCGATGAGCTGGCGCGCAGCTTCCTGCCGCCGTCCGGCTGA
- a CDS encoding right-handed parallel beta-helix repeat-containing protein yields MQSSTRHEMVICLCAIISILTLCGPAAVVSGHVFYVAPAGDDAATGTDIDRPFRTLERARDAVRQLKAGGSLDAPVTVYLRGGHHPLTEPLVLDPADSGTAACPVLYRAYANEQPVITGGRRIAGWTRQQDGVWTADVPAVKAGQWDFRQLYVNGRQYRRARIPNEGFLRVAGCPEGTPKTVHYHKDCQSFEFAPGDLDPAWTNLDDVEVIVYHFWTDSHLPIQSIDTEKNLVTFKHKAGKVFTDDFSEDGARYIVENVFEGLDEPGEWYLNRRTGVLYVIPRPGDDLKSAEVVAPFASAFLRFEGDPVNRQYVEHIAFDGLSFEYTNWRLPPGNSNDRQGSAGVPAAITLTGARHCRFDRCRVANIGTFAFEIGLGCTDNHFTYNEISHIAAGGFRVNGGTERDHLLERTGNNVIADNVLQYYGQDYPSAVGVLLMNTSGNHVAHNAIHHGWYTGVSIGWVWGYQRSVSRDNVVEFNHIHHIGQGLLSDMGAIYTLGISPGTVIRNNLIHDVEANHYGGWGIYNDEGSSHILIENNVVYNTKFAGYNIHFCKEVTVRNNIFAFGRLQQLSRSRVEPHKSVFFENNIVYWKEGKLLDGNWKDKPYTFYFHPKDGSGTRETTSTFDMDWNVYYNPTQKRDDVQFNGMTWDQWRKTGKDARSVYADPLFVDPDNHDFRLKSDSPALKMGFEPIDVTAVGPRDPARRSQ; encoded by the coding sequence ATGCAGAGCAGCACACGCCATGAGATGGTCATCTGTCTGTGCGCCATCATCTCAATCCTGACTTTGTGTGGCCCGGCTGCAGTCGTGTCGGGACATGTGTTTTACGTTGCGCCCGCTGGCGACGACGCCGCGACGGGAACGGACATCGACCGGCCGTTCCGCACCCTCGAGCGCGCCAGGGACGCCGTGCGCCAGCTCAAGGCCGGCGGGTCTCTCGATGCCCCCGTGACGGTCTATTTGCGGGGAGGCCACCACCCTTTGACCGAACCGCTGGTGCTCGATCCGGCGGATTCGGGAACCGCCGCCTGTCCGGTGCTCTATCGCGCGTACGCCAACGAGCAGCCCGTGATCACCGGTGGCCGCCGGATCGCCGGCTGGACGAGGCAGCAAGACGGCGTCTGGACGGCCGACGTGCCCGCCGTCAAGGCAGGCCAGTGGGACTTTCGCCAGCTCTACGTCAACGGCCGGCAATACCGTCGGGCCCGCATCCCCAACGAGGGGTTCCTGCGCGTGGCGGGTTGCCCTGAGGGGACCCCGAAGACGGTCCATTATCACAAGGACTGCCAGTCGTTCGAATTCGCGCCCGGCGATCTCGACCCGGCCTGGACGAATCTCGACGACGTCGAGGTGATCGTCTACCACTTCTGGACCGACTCGCACCTGCCGATCCAGTCGATCGACACCGAGAAGAACCTCGTGACGTTCAAACACAAGGCGGGCAAGGTCTTCACCGACGACTTCAGCGAGGACGGGGCCCGCTACATCGTAGAGAACGTCTTCGAAGGCCTCGACGAGCCGGGCGAGTGGTATCTGAACCGCCGGACGGGCGTACTGTACGTCATCCCGCGACCGGGTGATGATCTCAAGAGCGCCGAAGTCGTCGCGCCGTTCGCCTCGGCGTTCCTCCGCTTCGAGGGCGACCCGGTCAATCGGCAGTATGTCGAGCACATTGCCTTCGACGGCCTGTCGTTCGAGTACACGAACTGGCGCCTGCCGCCCGGCAACTCGAACGACCGGCAGGGCTCGGCCGGCGTCCCGGCCGCCATCACGTTGACGGGCGCCAGGCATTGCCGGTTCGACCGCTGCCGCGTGGCGAACATCGGCACGTTCGCCTTCGAGATCGGCCTCGGCTGCACCGACAACCACTTCACGTACAACGAGATCAGCCACATCGCCGCCGGCGGGTTCCGCGTCAACGGCGGCACCGAGCGGGACCATCTGCTTGAGCGTACCGGCAACAACGTCATCGCCGACAATGTCCTGCAATACTACGGGCAGGACTACCCCTCGGCCGTCGGCGTGCTTCTGATGAACACCAGCGGCAACCACGTCGCCCACAACGCGATCCATCACGGCTGGTACACGGGCGTCTCGATCGGCTGGGTCTGGGGTTATCAGCGCAGCGTCAGCCGGGACAACGTCGTCGAGTTCAACCACATCCACCACATCGGTCAGGGTCTGCTCTCCGACATGGGGGCGATTTACACACTGGGCATCTCGCCGGGGACGGTGATTCGCAACAATCTGATTCACGACGTCGAGGCCAACCACTACGGGGGCTGGGGCATCTACAACGACGAAGGTTCCTCGCACATCCTCATCGAGAACAACGTCGTCTACAACACGAAGTTCGCCGGCTACAACATCCACTTCTGCAAGGAGGTGACGGTCCGCAACAACATCTTCGCGTTCGGCCGGCTCCAGCAGCTCAGCCGCAGCCGGGTCGAGCCGCACAAGAGCGTTTTCTTCGAGAACAACATCGTCTACTGGAAAGAGGGCAAGCTGCTCGACGGCAACTGGAAGGACAAGCCGTATACGTTCTATTTCCACCCCAAGGACGGCAGCGGCACGCGCGAGACGACCAGCACGTTCGATATGGACTGGAACGTCTACTATAATCCGACACAGAAGCGCGACGACGTCCAGTTCAACGGCATGACCTGGGACCAATGGCGGAAGACGGGCAAGGACGCGCGCTCGGTCTATGCCGATCCGCTGTTCGTCGATCCGGACAACCACGACTTTCGGCTCAAGTCTGATTCACCCGCGCTGAAGATGGGCTTCGAGCCGATCGACGTGACCGCCGTCGGCCCGCGCGACCCGGCGCGTCGTTCACAGTAG
- a CDS encoding type II secretion system protein produces the protein MTCAYEAERAKRGFTLIELLVVIAIIAVLLSILLPALGVVREQGRRLVCGQNEKNMGLGLFAYANDYDGKLPLNDVDRWLFDVSYWTTDIILKTGAFDRDIFYCPSWSQRNSILYWRYGENFPAGTPESLLTPEPAAEATRKDYHRIMGYYWLLDTKAGRPNPPMSPDGVTKRWVRTTTSTKTQATDKSIPPAAMELITDVTASDGPDRQTADFTGATGGCFTRWGVYDRSNHIRSGTKAAGGNILFLDGHVTWRRFQEMEHRWFYNVFANPCMWW, from the coding sequence ATGACGTGTGCTTATGAGGCAGAGCGGGCGAAGAGAGGATTCACGCTGATCGAGTTGCTGGTCGTCATCGCGATCATCGCCGTGCTGCTGAGCATCCTGCTGCCGGCGCTGGGGGTTGTTCGCGAGCAGGGACGCCGACTGGTCTGCGGCCAGAACGAAAAGAACATGGGCCTGGGCCTGTTCGCCTACGCCAACGACTACGACGGCAAGCTGCCGCTGAACGACGTCGACCGCTGGCTGTTCGACGTCTCCTATTGGACGACGGACATCATCCTCAAGACGGGCGCGTTCGACCGGGACATCTTTTACTGCCCGTCCTGGAGCCAGCGCAACAGCATCCTCTACTGGCGCTACGGAGAGAACTTCCCGGCCGGAACGCCCGAAAGCCTTCTCACGCCGGAGCCCGCCGCCGAGGCGACCCGAAAGGATTACCACCGCATCATGGGCTACTACTGGCTCCTCGACACGAAAGCCGGTCGGCCCAATCCGCCGATGAGCCCCGACGGGGTGACGAAACGGTGGGTGCGGACGACAACGTCTACGAAGACGCAAGCCACAGACAAATCGATACCGCCGGCAGCGATGGAGCTGATCACCGACGTGACCGCCAGCGACGGACCGGACCGCCAGACCGCCGACTTCACCGGGGCCACCGGGGGCTGCTTCACCCGATGGGGCGTCTACGACCGGAGCAACCATATCCGAAGCGGCACCAAGGCCGCCGGCGGCAATATCCTCTTCCTCGACGGCCACGTCACCTGGCGACGGTTCCAGGAAATGGAACACCGCTGGTTCTACAACGTCTTCGCAAACCCCTGCATGTGGTGGTAG
- a CDS encoding glycoside hydrolase family 13 protein, with translation MTSHTSDSRRFLLAVAVCFCAVSPTSANWYADALWYQVFPERFRNGDPTNDPTPASLEGTWPYFVPGGWRVVPWTSDWYVLQPWEQADGKGFYVHAQLRRYGGDLQGLLDKLDYLRDLGVNALYLNPVFESASLHKYGATMYHHVDKHFGPDPAGDLRLFATEDPADPATWQWSAADQLFLKVIAEVHRRDMRIIIDGVFNHVGIPFWAFQRARQEGPESPFAKWFHITRWDDPATEADEFDYRGWAGIKDLPEFRKDEQGPHPEVKAHFQAVLRRWMDPDGDGDPSDGIDGWRLDVAAEVPLAFWKEFRGWVKAINPQAYLTGEIWWDDYRQCTFKDASPWLDDAFDGVMNYRFGDAVYRFFNQTEPISATAFAGLLADLHRDYGYERCLDLQNLLGSHDTSRIGSAVVNPAYRQDHEANLQSNRHYEVRKPNATEKQRWKQMVAFQFLAPGAPYVYYGDEAGMWGADDPDCRKPMVWDDLSYEAERAHPWGRSRPVDTVRPDTDMLDFYRTLATWRRQYHALRRGTFRILLADDRHRLIAFERTFERMQVVAVFNATDRPCEVSWIQLGLRQSDSWRFIAGRDHPREMIPVEARGFVLLVRE, from the coding sequence ATGACTTCGCACACGTCTGACTCACGTCGGTTCCTGCTGGCAGTAGCGGTCTGTTTCTGCGCCGTCTCCCCGACCTCGGCCAACTGGTATGCCGACGCCCTGTGGTATCAGGTCTTTCCGGAGCGGTTCCGTAACGGGGACCCGACAAACGACCCGACGCCGGCCAGCCTCGAAGGGACCTGGCCCTATTTCGTCCCGGGGGGCTGGCGGGTGGTCCCCTGGACTTCCGACTGGTACGTGTTGCAGCCCTGGGAACAGGCGGACGGGAAGGGGTTCTATGTCCATGCGCAGTTGCGACGCTACGGCGGCGATTTGCAGGGCCTCCTCGACAAGCTCGATTATCTGAGAGACCTCGGCGTCAACGCGCTCTATCTGAACCCCGTCTTCGAATCCGCCTCGCTGCACAAATACGGCGCGACGATGTACCACCACGTGGACAAGCATTTCGGACCCGACCCGGCAGGCGATTTGAGACTGTTTGCCACGGAAGACCCCGCCGACCCTGCCACCTGGCAATGGAGCGCCGCCGATCAACTGTTCCTGAAAGTGATCGCAGAGGTCCACCGGCGTGACATGCGGATCATTATCGATGGGGTCTTCAACCACGTCGGGATTCCGTTCTGGGCGTTCCAGCGGGCCCGCCAAGAAGGCCCGGAAAGCCCGTTCGCCAAGTGGTTCCACATCACGCGGTGGGACGATCCCGCAACTGAGGCTGATGAGTTCGACTACCGGGGCTGGGCGGGGATCAAGGACCTGCCCGAATTCCGCAAGGATGAGCAGGGACCTCATCCCGAGGTCAAGGCGCATTTCCAGGCTGTGCTGCGACGCTGGATGGACCCGGACGGCGATGGCGATCCATCCGACGGGATCGATGGTTGGCGTTTGGACGTCGCGGCCGAAGTCCCGCTGGCCTTCTGGAAGGAATTTCGCGGTTGGGTCAAGGCGATCAATCCGCAGGCCTATCTCACCGGTGAGATCTGGTGGGACGACTATCGGCAGTGCACGTTCAAGGACGCGAGCCCCTGGCTGGACGACGCCTTCGACGGTGTGATGAACTATCGCTTTGGCGACGCGGTCTATCGGTTCTTCAACCAGACCGAGCCGATCTCTGCCACCGCGTTCGCCGGCCTGCTGGCAGACCTGCATCGCGATTATGGGTATGAACGCTGCCTGGACCTCCAGAATCTCCTTGGCTCGCACGATACGTCCCGCATCGGCTCGGCGGTCGTCAATCCCGCGTATCGCCAGGACCACGAGGCCAACCTCCAGAGCAACCGCCACTACGAGGTCCGCAAACCGAATGCAACTGAGAAGCAGCGATGGAAACAGATGGTCGCGTTTCAGTTCCTCGCGCCCGGTGCACCGTATGTCTATTACGGCGATGAGGCGGGCATGTGGGGCGCCGACGATCCCGATTGCCGCAAGCCGATGGTCTGGGACGATCTGTCCTACGAAGCGGAGCGTGCTCATCCATGGGGACGATCGCGTCCCGTCGATACCGTCCGGCCCGACACCGACATGCTGGATTTCTACCGCACGCTCGCTACATGGAGGCGGCAATATCACGCGCTGCGGCGTGGCACATTCAGGATTCTGCTGGCCGACGACCGGCATCGCCTCATCGCCTTCGAACGTACGTTTGAGCGGATGCAGGTCGTGGCAGTCTTCAATGCGACGGACCGCCCGTGCGAAGTGTCCTGGATACAATTGGGCCTGCGTCAATCGGACTCATGGCGGTTCATCGCAGGAAGGGACCATCCACGCGAGATGATTCCGGTCGAAGCGCGGGGTTTCGTCCTGCTGGTTCGAGAATAG
- a CDS encoding carbonic anhydrase, producing the protein MSFCTAINCMDGRTQLPVNEYLRHQLGVTYVDTVTEPGPVRILADEPDSESARAILRRVDISTSKHDSHCVAIVAHEDCAGDPVCEEIQREQLDRAVRFVAARYPSVRVLGLWVDAHGTVSQIFSTPS; encoded by the coding sequence ATGTCGTTCTGTACCGCGATCAACTGCATGGACGGGCGGACCCAGTTGCCCGTCAACGAGTACCTCCGCCACCAGCTCGGCGTCACGTACGTGGACACGGTGACCGAGCCGGGCCCGGTTCGCATTCTGGCCGACGAGCCGGACTCCGAGTCGGCCCGGGCCATCCTCCGCCGGGTGGACATCTCCACGAGCAAACACGACTCGCACTGCGTGGCGATCGTGGCGCACGAAGACTGTGCCGGCGACCCGGTCTGCGAAGAAATCCAGCGAGAGCAACTGGACCGGGCCGTGCGTTTTGTCGCAGCCCGCTATCCTTCGGTCCGCGTACTCGGGCTCTGGGTGGACGCCCACGGGACCGTCAGCCAGATCTTTTCGACGCCGTCCTGA